A stretch of the Rosa rugosa chromosome 5, drRosRugo1.1, whole genome shotgun sequence genome encodes the following:
- the LOC133711576 gene encoding uncharacterized protein LOC133711576, producing the protein MTCNPAWEEIANELLPRQTSQDRPDLYTRVFSGKYEHLKKDIYKIGVLDKVIAHVHVIEFQKRGLPHCHMVIVLDENDKLNIPNDYHHIIWLEISCRNEEPKLYNIVVLKHVIHGPCGTFNENSSCMKNGSCKRGYPKRFSEFTV; encoded by the coding sequence ATGACATGTAATCCAGCATGGGAGGAAATAGCAAATGAATTACTCCCACGTCAAACGTCACAAGATCGACCAGATTTGTATACTCGAGTTTTCAGTGGAAAATATGAACATCTAAAGAAAGATATTTACAAGATCGGAGTTCTTGATAAGGTCATCGCTCATGTGCATGTCATTGAGTTTCAAAAAAGAGGTTTGCCACATTGTCACATGGTTATTGTTCTTGATGAGAATGACAAATTGAACATACCTAATGATTATCATCACATTATATGGCTAGAAATTTCCTGTAGAAATGAAGAACCGAAGCTGTACAATATTGTTGTACTGAAACACGTGATACATGGACCATGCGGAACTTTTAATGAAAACTCTTCATGTATGAAAAATGGTAGTTGCAAGAGAGGTTATCCAAAACGGTTTTCTGAATTTACAGTGTAA